The DNA segment CATTGAGCTTGTAGATCGCCCAGAAGCATCTGAAGAAGCAGCAGCTGAGTAATCTCAGTTTCGTTTAGCTAAAAAGCCGAGCATTTATGCTCGGCTTTTTTGTATCCTGTGAATGATGAAGAAATTTATCAGCAAGATACACTATTGCCATAAGCCCCCTAACGCACTCAGCAATCCTTCACTTGCCCCTTGTTCTGTCAGATAACTTAGAATCACCGGCGCAAACTGACTGACCATTGATGAATCTAAGCCTACCGCTTCAAACGCACTATTCACCGCATCGAGGTTCTCAATCGAACCCAGCATATTGGTGATACCACCCATATCTGATAAGCCAGGGATCAAAGACATGAGCTCACTGCTGTTCTCTGACGAGAGTTGGCTCTGTGCCAGAGAGAGTAACGCGCCTGAACCAGAGACGGCTTGTTCTGGAGAAACAGACAGTTGATCGGATAATAGATCGGCGAGGGGGGATGACGCACTATCGGACATTGCACTGCTGGCCATGCCCATTAAATCGCTGGTGCTGTCTTCATCGCTGCTCTCAAGAGAATCGAGAAATGCAAAACTGTTGGTTGATACAATGAGCAGGGATGCACACAGGTAAGTTGTCTTCTTCATGGTCTCTCCTTGATGGCTTACGCCTATGATTTTTGTCTGACGCTGTTGTTGTTAGAGTTGTTTCTACAGTTTAGACAAAAAAAAGCGACGCAATAGCGTCGCTTTAGAAAGACCTGTGAATGATTACAGGATGTCTAGTAGTTCAACTTCGAATACTAGAGCTGCAAATGGAGGGATAGCAGCACCTGCGCCACGCTCGCCGTATGCTAGGTCTTGAGGAATGTATAGTTTCCACTTAGAACCAACAGGCATTAGTTGTAGAGCTTCAACCCAACCTTTGATAACACCCGTTACTGGGAACTCTGCAGGTTGACCGCGAGAAACTGAGCTGTCGAAAACAGTACCGTCAGTTAGCTCACCGTGGTAGTGAACACGTACTTGCTTGTCAGAAGTTGGGATTTCACCTGTACCTTCAGTGATGATTTCGTATTGAAGGCCTGACTCCAGTACTGTTACTTCTGGACGTAGAGCGTTGTCTTTTAGGAACGCTTCACCGTCAGCAGACGCTGCTTTTGCTGCTTCTTGACGTGCTGCTTCTACGCGAGTGTGAAGCTCTTGAAGTGCATTGTTGATCTCATCGATTTCGATTGCTGGCATGTCACCAGTT comes from the Vibrio astriarenae genome and includes:
- a CDS encoding DUF2780 domain-containing protein, giving the protein MKKTTYLCASLLIVSTNSFAFLDSLESSDEDSTSDLMGMASSAMSDSASSPLADLLSDQLSVSPEQAVSGSGALLSLAQSQLSSENSSELMSLIPGLSDMGGITNMLGSIENLDAVNSAFEAVGLDSSMVSQFAPVILSYLTEQGASEGLLSALGGLWQ
- a CDS encoding FKBP-type peptidyl-prolyl cis-trans isomerase, which codes for MSEVKFETVEQKASYGIGLQMGQQLAGSGLEGLNVDAIAAGIATALTGDMPAIEIDEINNALQELHTRVEAARQEAAKAASADGEAFLKDNALRPEVTVLESGLQYEIITEGTGEIPTSDKQVRVHYHGELTDGTVFDSSVSRGQPAEFPVTGVIKGWVEALQLMPVGSKWKLYIPQDLAYGERGAGAAIPPFAALVFEVELLDIL